In the genome of bacterium, one region contains:
- a CDS encoding S8 family serine peptidase: MKYKICRNTILPIIAAILFMGVFGAGKPFASAAAQTESPSAFAVNFSYITKLNSADTSLLREVAVNINKEFEFSSAAQFKNIYTFQSSLPANAVRQKLVGQSPASAAYVEYNQAVQAEQLTVTQLPNDPGFSTNEFNIDKQWGLAKAKFIEGWDKTKGNTATVVAVIDTGIDRTHEDIRATRFIDGYNVMTGKKIINYTNSDDNGHGTLVSGVIGAVTNNATGISGANWSVTLMPIKALNTSGSGSASNLSEGIVWAADNGANIINLSLGGIGFSHDTTLANAITYAFDKNVVVVAAAGNDVAITGGNLDIEPVFPICNDNGKNMVIGVTATDVNDLKPSFANYGKACVDVAAPGRRILSTINHDPATGLDAPDSYAYASGTSLATPYVSAQAALLKSLFPLASNRQIRDRIISTADNIDNLNLYQCGGKSCKGLMGSGRINVAKSLQDAIISITDGDIVQVIGTSDWYYINGGKRQLISAFVRNQRYSTAVPKQVFMSELERFPEGSYAEPSDGTLIKTPDSGTVYYMNKGLRLPVTYQIFLMRNFDFKNVYTLSSSEVNSWVAGSFLTPPEGTLVRTGKNPTVYWVVGEVLHPINFKFYQDRGLSIFPVVYISDNDLTKLPTGASYVLD, encoded by the coding sequence TTGAAATATAAAATTTGCCGAAATACAATATTGCCGATAATTGCGGCAATTTTGTTCATGGGTGTTTTCGGCGCCGGCAAGCCGTTCGCTTCCGCAGCGGCGCAGACGGAAAGTCCATCGGCCTTCGCGGTTAACTTTTCATATATAACAAAACTCAATTCTGCAGACACTTCACTGCTTCGAGAGGTGGCGGTAAATATCAATAAAGAATTTGAATTCAGTTCCGCCGCACAGTTTAAGAATATTTATACATTCCAGTCTTCTTTGCCTGCAAATGCAGTGCGTCAGAAACTGGTAGGGCAGTCGCCAGCCAGCGCCGCATATGTTGAATACAACCAGGCTGTACAGGCTGAGCAGCTCACGGTTACTCAGCTGCCTAACGACCCAGGCTTCAGCACAAATGAATTCAATATAGATAAGCAGTGGGGGTTAGCCAAAGCTAAATTTATCGAAGGCTGGGATAAAACTAAAGGCAATACTGCAACCGTTGTTGCCGTAATCGATACCGGCATCGACCGTACTCACGAAGATATTCGCGCGACTCGTTTTATCGACGGGTATAATGTGATGACTGGAAAGAAAATTATCAATTATACAAACTCAGATGATAACGGCCACGGTACTTTGGTTTCTGGAGTAATAGGGGCTGTCACAAATAATGCTACTGGTATCAGCGGGGCCAATTGGAGCGTGACCTTAATGCCGATAAAGGCGCTTAATACCAGTGGCAGCGGTTCTGCCAGCAATCTTTCCGAAGGAATTGTATGGGCAGCCGACAACGGTGCTAATATTATCAATTTATCATTGGGTGGCATCGGATTTTCGCACGACACTACCTTGGCAAATGCTATTACTTACGCGTTTGATAAAAACGTGGTGGTAGTAGCGGCGGCCGGGAACGATGTAGCCATTACCGGCGGCAATTTGGATATTGAACCGGTGTTTCCGATTTGCAACGACAACGGAAAGAACATGGTGATCGGAGTTACCGCTACGGATGTGAACGACCTCAAGCCCAGTTTTGCAAACTACGGAAAAGCGTGCGTAGACGTAGCGGCGCCCGGACGACGCATTCTCTCTACTATTAACCACGATCCTGCAACGGGGTTGGATGCCCCAGACAGCTATGCTTACGCTTCGGGCACTTCTTTGGCGACCCCATATGTTAGCGCACAAGCTGCCTTGTTAAAATCTTTGTTCCCATTGGCTTCTAATCGCCAAATTCGGGACCGCATTATTTCTACCGCGGATAACATTGATAACCTCAATCTTTATCAGTGCGGTGGCAAATCTTGTAAAGGGCTAATGGGAAGCGGGCGCATTAACGTGGCCAAGAGTTTGCAGGATGCAATCATTTCTATTACCGACGGCGATATCGTTCAGGTAATCGGTACCAGCGATTGGTACTATATTAACGGGGGCAAGCGCCAGCTGATTTCTGCATTTGTAAGGAATCAGCGTTACAGTACGGCTGTTCCAAAGCAAGTGTTCATGTCCGAGCTAGAACGCTTTCCCGAGGGTTCGTATGCAGAGCCTAGCGATGGAACTTTAATCAAAACTCCCGATAGCGGCACTGTATATTATATGAATAAGGGCCTGCGCCTTCCTGTGACTTATCAGATTTTCCTGATGCGCAATTTTGATTTTAAAAACGTTTACACTCTATCGTCATCGGAAGTTAATTCCTGGGTCGCCGGCAGTTTTCTAACCCCGCCGGAAGGCACCTTAGTGAGGACCGGGAAAAACCCGACAGTGTATTGGGTAGTAGGCGAGGTTCTTCATCCGATAAACTTCAAGTTTTACCAGGATCGAGGCTTAAGCATCTTTCCGGTGGTTTACATTTCGGACAATGATCTGACAAAACTGCCAACAGGGGCAAGTTACGTTTTGGATTAA